TGCGGGACATGCGGTTTGACATGGCTTTCCCCATGGTGGACTGGACGCGGTTGCCGCCGCCGTCGCGCAGCGGACGACATGACAACGGCGTCCACTATACCGCCCATCGGGAGGAGGAGGCCAGCCTGGCGCCGCCAACCTTCCCTCTGGTCCATCGTTGCGGCTCTTTGACGCACGGCGGACGCGGATCGGTCCAGCTTCTCTGCGCGGTTTCGTCGATGGCGGTCAGGGGGCCCGCATGGCCGCTTGAAGCGGCGGGCTCAGTCTGGGATCAAGGCATCGCCATGCTGGGCCAGGAAATCCCGTTTGGCGGCGGCGGAGAGCCGCTTGAACGCGTGCTCCGCCTGCAGCGCGGCGGAGCGGCCCGGGTATTCGATCACCAGTTGGACGGCGATGGGAGGGTTGATGCGGGTGTAGCGCGCGCCTTTGCCGGCCAGGTGCTGGCGAAAGCGGCGCGCCACGTCGGTGCTGACGCCGGTGTAAAGCGCGCCGTCCAGGCAGCGCAACACATAGAGAAACCAGGGCCGTGGCGGCCCTGGCTCATGCTCAGATGGAGGCGTCGAAGCCATCGGTCAGCGGGCTGATCAGCACGCGCTCGGTGCGGTTGCCCTTCTGCGCGGTGACGCGCAGCTTCCATTCGCCGACGGTCACTTCGTCGCCTTCGCGCGGGATGCGCTCCAGGCAGTCCATCAGCAGGCCGGCCACGGTATGGAAGTCTTCGTCTTCGAAATCGCCCAGCGTCAGGTACTGCTCCAGCGTGACGAGCTCCAGGCTGCCTTCCACGTCGTAGCCGCCGTCCGGCTGGACGACGATGGCCGGCAGCTCGTGGCGCTCGTGTTCTTCCGGAAACTCGCCGGCGATCGCCTCCATCAGGTCTTTCTGGGTGACGATGCCTTCCAGGCTGCCGAATTCGTTGACCACGAAGGCCATGTCGGCGGCGTGCTGGCGGAAGCTTTCCAGCGCCTTCAGCACGGTGACGGTTTCCGGCAGCACCAGCGGCTGGCGCAGCGCGGCGTCGATATCCAGCGGCCGGCCGTCCAGCAATTGGGCCAGCAGGTCCTTGCGGGCGACGATGCCCAGCGGCTCGTCTATGCTGCCGTCGCGGATCACCACCAGGCGGGAGTAGGGGCTGTCGCGCAGCGCCTGGCGCTGTGCCGCCTCCGGCTGGCTCAGGTCCAGCTTGTGGATGTCGGCGCGGGGGGTGGCGATCACGCGGATCGGCCGTTCTGCCAGCGTCAGCACGCTGTGTATCATCGCGCGCTCGTTGTGGCCGAAGGCGGTGTCTTCCACCGGCTGCGGGCCGGCTTCGGGCTTGGCTTCTGCCTGGGCGGCCTCGGACAGGCGGCTGCCCATCAGGCTCAGCACCGCGTTGGCGGTGCGCTCGCGGAAGCTCTGGCTGCGGTTGAGGTAGCGGATGCGGTTGGCTTGCGAGACTTGGTTGAACGCTTCGATCAGCACCGAGAAGCCGATGGCCGCGTACAGATAGCCCTTGGGAATGTGGAAGCCGAAGCCTTCCGCCACCAGGCTGAAACCGATCATCAGCAGGAAGCCCAGGCACAGCATCACCACGGTCGGGTGGGCGTTGACGAAGGCGGTCAGCGGCTTGCTGGCGGCGATCATCAGGACCATGGCGATGACGACGGCCAGCATCATCACCGGCAGGTGTTCGGACATGCCGATGGCGGTGATCACCGAGTCGATGGAGAACACCGCGTCCAGCACCAGGATCTGCGCCACCACGGTGGCGAAGGACGCGTAGGCGCGCTGCGCGCCGCCTTGCACGTGCTCTACTCCCTCCAGCCGCTCATGCAGCTCGGTGGTGGCCTTGAACAGCAGGAACACGCCGCCGCCCAGCATGATCAGGTCGCGTCCGGCGAAACTGACGCCCATGACCGAGAACAGCGGAGTCGTGAGCGTGACCAGCCAGGAGATGCTCGCCAGCAGGATCAGGCGCATCACCAGCGCCAGCGACAGGCCGATGACGCGGGCGCGGTCTCTTTGTTCCGGCGGGAGTTTTTCGGCCAGGATGGCCACGAAGATCAGGTTGTCGATGCCCAGAACGATTTCGAGAATGATCAGGGTCAGGAGGCCCAGCCAGGCGGCGGGGTCGGACAGCCATGAAAAGTCCATGATGGTGTAACGTGTTCCTTGAGTGATAAAAAAACGATAAAAGCGCTACAAGGATACCAAATGCCAGCGCCAATGATGGGGAAAATGCGAAAAGCCCGGCGCGCGGCCGGGCTTGGCTCGGGCGGACGCCGCCTACAGGCCGCCGTAGGAGTGCAGGCCGGACAGGAACATGTTGACGCCGAGGAAGGCGAAGGTGGTGACGGCCAGGCCTATCACCGCCCACCAGGCCAGCGGCGCGCCGCGCCAGCCCTTGACCAGCCGGATGTGCAGCCAGGCGGCGTAGTTCAGCCATACGATCAGCGCCCAGGTTTCCTTCGGATCCCAGCTCCAATAGCCGCCCCAGGCGTCGGCCGCCCACATCGCGCCCAGGATGGTGGCGATGGTGAAGAACAGGAAACCGACGGAAATGGCCTGGTACATCATTTCGTCCATCACTTCGGCCGCTGGCAGACGGTCTTTCAGCCAGCCTTTCTGCACCAGCAGCTGGCCCACGCCCAGCATCGCCGCCAGCGAAAAAGCGCCGTAGCCGACGAAGTTGGCCGGCACGTGTATCTTCATCCACCACGACTGCAGCGCCGGGATCAGCGGCTGGATGCCGTGGGCTTGGCGGTCGAAGCTGTACCACAGGATGAAGCCCACCGCGGCGCTGATCACCGGCAGCACCAGCGCGCCGGCTTGGGCGGCGGCGAACTTGGCCTGGTAATACAGATACATCAGCGCGGTGATCAGCGTGAACAGCACGAAGACTTCGTACAGGTTGGACACCGGGATGTGACCGACGTCCGGCGCGATCAGGTAGCTTTCGTACCAGCGCACGAACAGGCCGGCCAGCCCCATCACCGAGGCGGCCCAGGTCAGGCCGGCGCCCATCCGCGCCAGCTGCGCCGAGCGGCGGGCCAGGCCTATCCAGTACACGGCAGTGGCCAGGAAGAACAGCGTGCACATCCACATGATGGCGGATTGGCTGGCCAGCGCGTATTTGAGCCAGAACGCGCTCTGGCCGCGGGCCAGGTCGTGCTGGTACAGCTGGATGCCCAGCAGGGCCACGCCGCCCGACAGCGGGAAGAACCAGCGCCAGGCGGGCCAGAACCAGCCCAGGGCGACCAGGCCCAGCGCCGAGCCGGCCAGGATGGCCTGTTCGTAGACGTCCATCGCGTGGCGGTAGAGCGAGAAGGCATAGCCAGCGGCGACGGCGATCAGCAGCGCGTATGCCCAGTCCCGGCGGTCCAGCCTGCGCCACAGCGGCAGGCGGTCGTATGTGGTGGTTGCCAGTTCCATCAGATTCCCCGTGTCAGCTGTTTGATCGCGTCGAGGTGACGCTGGAAGTCGGTGTCCAGATCGCGGTTATGGCGGTTGGAGGTCATCGCCACCCGCAGTTTGCGGCCATCGATGCGTATCCACAGGCGCAGTTCGCGCACATAGAACATTAGCACGATGCCGAGCACCAGCAAGACCGAGCCCAGGTAGACCAGCGTCTTGCCGGGCGAGCGGGTCAGCTGCAGGCCGGACGATTGCACCTGGTCGAAGCCCTCCAGCTGCAGGAACACCGGCGAGCCGTAATCCTGCAGCGCGCTGGCGGCCACCAGGCCGTCCAGCAGGAAGCGGTAGTGGGCGGCGTCGGCTTGCAGCGGCTTGACGCCGGCTTTCTCGTCGGCCACCGCCATCACGTCCACCACCGCGCCCTGCAGGATCTTGATGTAGGTTTGCGCCACCGCCTGCCGCTTGTCGGCCGGCACCCGCTCGTCGAGGAACTGCTCCAGCGCAGTGAAGCCGCCGGCGGCGAAGCGCTCCAGCACGCCCTTGACGCTGTCGCCGAACTGCTTGGCCAGCTTGTCGTCTATCACGCCGCCCTGCTGCGCCTTGCGCGCGGCGCGCGCGGCGATCTCGCCGTACAGCGCCGGGTCGCGCAGCGCGGCATAGAGGCGCATGAAGCGGTCCAGGCCCATGTCGTCGTCCAGCGGGATGCGCAGGTACTGGAAGGGCTCGGCCGGCGTCTTGCGCATGCCGGCCATCATGTAGCTGGCGCCTTCCTGTTCTATCGGCGCCATGTAATGGACGTATTCCACCGCCTGGCCCTGGGCGTCGCGCAGCTTGAAGGTGATGGAGGGGCCGTAGTTCTTCAAGTCCTTGTGCTGCTTGACCTCGCGCGCGTCGTGCATGCGCTGCGTGAGCGTGGGATCGGTCTCGCCGGGTTTGGCCACGTTCTCGATGTTGAACACCCTGAGCTCGCCGAACTCCAGCGAATAATCCTTGCCGTTGGCGAGCAGCGGCTGGCGGTTCATCGACAACCCCTTGAGCGCGGTCGGCGCGGCGCCGGGCGCGGCCAGGTTCCAGGCCTTGAGCCGCAGCGGGGAGCCGCCGTCGCCGAAGCTGGACTGGTAGATGGCCACGCCGTCCACGATCAGCGGATGGTTGACCTTGACCGTGGCCTCGGTGGTCTTGCCGCTGGCCTTGTCGGTCACCACGATGTCGCTGGCGAACAACTTGGGCATGCCGTTGCTGTAGTAGTCGACGTGGAACTTCTTCAGCGAGACGATGAAGGGCAGTTCCTGCACCAGGTAGCCGTTGCCGGAATTGAGGAAGGTGACGTCGGCGCTCTTGCCCTCTGCGACGGTGACGGTGCCGCGGAAGGACAGGTTGGACGGCCCCAGCCGGCTCTGCTCCGGAATCTGGCTTTGCGGGACGTCCCGGGTTTCCGGCACGACGCGGCCGGCCATTTCGGCCAGCTTCAGCGGCAGGTTGCCGTCCAGCAGGCCGCCGACGCAGATCACGATCAGCGCGATGTGGGCGAGGAAATAGCCCAGTTTGCCGGCGGCGCCCTTTTTGGCGGCGATCAGCTTCACGCCGCCGTCGCGCTCGGCTTCGCGCCAGCGGAAGCCCTGGCCGTGCAGATAGCCCAGCAGCGTGGCCGCGTGCGCTTCTTCAGCCTCGAAGGCCTGGCTGTGGGGCATCGCCGCCAGCGAGTTGTCGCTGGCCTTCTCGCGATAGCCGCGCATCTGCTTGATGAAGCCCGGACCGTTGCGGATGATGCACAGCGTGGTGGACAGCACCAAGAAGGCCAGAATGATCAGGAACCAGGCAGAATGGTAGACGTCGTACAATCCTAGCATCTCGAAAGCCTGGAACCAGAACTGGCCGAACTCGAAAGCGTAATTGGGATAGGGTTCGTTCTGCTTGAGCACGGTGCCGATGATGGAGGCGATGCCGAGCACGGTGAGCAGCCCGATGGCGAAGCGCATCGAGCTGAACAGCTCGTACAGCGCGCGGGACAGGGTTTGGCGGCGGTGTGTGGGTTTCATTATTATGGACAGGAAAAGGGAAGCCCTTCCGGGGCTTCCCTTTTGAACGGACCGGAGCGGCAAAGTTGCGCCTGGCCGCGCGGACGCTGCCGCGCGGCATGTCGGGCTCCGGCTGCTGGGGGCACGGCTTAGCGCAGGCCGGAAATGTACTCGGCCACCGCCTTCATTTCAGCATCGGTCATCCGGCTGGCGATGTCGGTCATCATCAGGTTTTTGCGGTCGGTGCCGGCCTTGAAGTCGGCCAACTGCTTGGCGATGTAGCCGGCGTGCTGGCTGCCGATGCGCGGGAACTGCTCGGGCAGGCCCTTGCCGGACGGACCGTGGCAAGCCATACAGGCGGGCACATGGCTGGCGGCGTTGCCGACGCGGTAGATCTTGGCGCCCAGCGGCATCAGCTCCTTGTTGGCCGCCTCGCGGTCCTTGGGCTTTTGCTGGCTGAAGTAGGCGGCCAGATTGTGCATGTCGTCGTCGGACAGGGTGGCGGTCATGCCCAGCATGGTCGGGTTCTTGCGTTCGCCGCTCTTGAAGGCCTTGAGCTGGCTATACAGATATTGATGGCTCTGGCCCGCAATGGTCGGATTGGCCGCTGCGACGCTGTTGCCGTCGACGCCATGGCAGGCCGCGCATACGGCATCCACGATCTGCTTGCCTTTCGCCGGGTCACCCTTGACCGCCGGAGTGGCTGCCAGCACGTTGCCGGCCAGGGTTAGGGATGCCATCGCCAACAGCATTTTACGTCTCATGGTCGCTCCTTAGGGTGAGCCCCTAAAATATCTGTAAAAGTAGCAATTCCAAACCTGTTATTCTATACCAATTGATTTCAACCTTACTACCATGTCGATTTTTCAAAACGCCCGGTTTTATACCACTGTCAACCACATGAAGGACCTGCCGGCCACCCGCGCCGAGGTCGCTTTCGTCGGCAGATCCAATGCCGGCAAGTCCAGCGCCATCAACACCCTGGCCAACCGCACCCGGCTGGCCTACGTGTCCAAGACGCCGGGCCGCACCCAGCACATCAACTTTTTCGAGCTGGGCGACGAGTGCTTTCTGGTGGATTTGCCGGGCTACGGCTACGCCGAAGTGCCCGAAGCGGTACGCGCCCACTGGGTGGAGCTGCTGGGCCGCTACCTGCAGACGCGGCAGAGCCTGATCGGCCTACTGTTGATTATGGACGCCCGCCACCCATTGAAAGAGCTGGATCGACGCATGCTGGAATTTTTCCGCGTCGCGGGGCGGCCGGTGCATATCCTGTTGTCCAAGGCTGACAAGATGTCGCGCCAGGAGCAGAACAAGGTGCTGGCGTTGGTGAAGCGCGAGCTGGCCGATTATCCTTCGGTCAGCGTGCAGATGTTCTCCAGCCTGAAGAAGACCGGGGTGGAAGAGGTGGAGCAGGTGGTGAAAGGCTGGTTCGACGCGCTGCCGCCGCAAGACGACGGCATGGAGGAACTTTGAGCGATGGCCCGCGCCTAAGCTTGCAGGTGCATCGCACCTCCCGCTTGGCTCCCTGAGCGGGGCCTGAATCGTTGCTATCCAGGCTTTTGCCCCGGCTGACTTGGCCGGGGCTTTTTATTGGCCGTGGGGGGCGGGCATGAAAAAAGGCGAAGGATGCACCTTCGCCTTTTGCCCTGTTGCCATACGATTCAAGCGTGGCGCATCACAGACTGGTGATGACGGTCTCCACGTGCAGGTTCTCTGCCGCGCTGCGCACTGCCTCGTCCGAGGAGAACGGTCCCAGGCGCACCTTGTACACGCCCTGCTGGTTGACGATGCCGAGCTTGGAGTCGTACTTGTCATCCATCTCGGACAGCGTCTTCTGCAGCGCCGCTTCGGCGTTGGCCAGCGTATTGAACGAGCCCAGCTGCAGATATTTCGGATTGTCTCCCGCCCTCAACTCGCGGTTGGCCGGTTGCGTCACCGGCTGAGCGGAGGCGGAGTAGGTATTGCCCTCCGCCGGCCAGACGCGGTCGATCGCGATCTTGGCGCTGCCTTGCTGGATGAAGCCCAGTTTGAAGGCGGCGGCGTAGGACAAGTCCATCAGGCGCTTCTTGTGGAACGGGCCGCGGTCGTTGACGCGCACCACCACCGACTTGCCATTGGTCAGATTGGTCACCCGGGCGTAGCTCGGGATAGGCAGAGTCGGATGCGCGGCGCTCATCGCGAACATGTCGTAGCGTTCGCCGGACGACGTCTTGCGGCCGTGGAACTGCTTGCCGTACCAGGAGGCACGGCCGACGGCGTGATACGGCTTTTCACGCACATCGGGACGGAAGCTCATGCCCAGCGCCGTGTAGGGCAGGTTGGCCGACTTGATCAGCGGCTCGTCCTGCGGAACGGCGTCGGGAACCAGATTCAGGTTGACCGGGATATGATCGGCCGGACCGTCGTTCTGGAAATAAGCTCCGTTTTTGGCAACGGACTTCTTGTTAGCCGGCGAAGCCGACTGGTTTGTGGCACTGGCCGTCTTCACGGTGGAACAGGCCACAAGCACGAGACTGACAAATAGAAGCCACAGCCATCGGAGAACAGGTTGCATAAACCTCCCTATGCTGTTGGGCCAACCTTGTGAACTGCTATACCCCCCCTTCGAAACCGATCTGGCGCCAAGCCTCGAACACCGTTATCGCGACGGCGTTGGAGAGATTGAGGCTTCTCGACTCGGGACGCATCGGCAAGCGAATCCGTTGCTGTGCCGGCAGGGCAGCCAGCACATCTTGCGGCAAGCCGCGGGATTCGGGACCGAACAAAAAAACGTCCCCGGGTTGGTAGGCGATCCGGTCATGGCGCGTGGCGCCCTTGGTCGTCGCGGCGAAAATCCGCCGTCCCTGAAGCGAACGCAGGCATGCGTCCCAGTCTTCATGGACGACGAGACGCGCATACTCGTGGTAATCGAGTCCCGCTCGCCGCAACTTGGCATCCTCAAGCGGGAAGCCCATGGGTTTGACCAGATGCAGTTCACAGCCGGTGTTGGCACATAAACGAATCACATTGCCCGTGTTGGGCGGAATTTCCGGCTGAAATAGAACAACAGTGAACATCGTTGGCAGGCTGGATTGTTCCAAGGAATCAAAATCTTGGTCAAGTTTTTGGGGAAAACGCCCGGGCAAGCACCCATGCGTCGACCCGTTCCGCGCCCTGTTTTTTGATCATTTTAGACAAGGCGGAGAGGGTTGCGCCGCTGGTGGCGACGTCGTCGACTATGGCAATGGAAAGCCCGTCGCACCGGCATTTTACGCCGAACGCATGGCGAACGTTTCGCAGTCTTTCGGCGCGGCCGAGCGAGGCCTGCGGCAAAGTGTTGCTTTTTCGCCAACACAGATTGTCCGAAAAACGGCTGTTTATTGTATCAGCGAACGCTTTGGCAAGCTCGGAACTCTGATTGAAGCCTCTTTCGGCAAGTCGTTCATTTGCCAGCGGAACGGGAATGACAAGATCGTACCTTGGGGCTTGACAGCGGGCGTAATCAGTGAAAAGTCCACATAGCGCGCCCGCCAGCTGCAGCCGTTTTCCGTACTTGTAGGCATGAATCAGATGGCTCAGGGGGTAGCCAAACAGATAGGGAGCGTGTAGCGCGTCGAAGCCGGGCGGCCGGTGCTGGCAATGGCCGCAGAGCGCGCCGCAGACTGTCGGTTCCGCGCAACGCGGACAGTGCTCGGCCGGCATCGCCGGCAGCATCGCGCGGCAACCGCCGCACAGGCCGTCACGAGCGCTTCGACATCCGCACAACACGCAAATTTGATTAATTATTGTGCAATTGTCAATTATTAACCTTCTGATGTTTGACAGCATGGCGGGCGGCCCCCAAGATTTTGTCGCCTGCCCATCGGAGCAGGATGACGAGCTGTATGGTTCGCAGTGAAAATGACAAACAGTTTTTGGAGCATACGATGCATTCTGCCACGATGGTGTTCAAGCGCCCGTCCACACCTCACCCGGAAAAGACCGCCTGGAGCGTGGACGACGTGGAGGCCCTGCTGGGCCTGCCCTTCATGGAGCTGCTGTTCCGCGCCGCCGAGATTCATCGCCAGTTTTTCGACCCGACCAAGGTGCAGCTGTCGACGCTGGTGTCCATCAAGACCGGCGGCTGTCCTGAGGATTGCGGCTACTGTCCGCAGTCGGTGCATCATGACACCCCGGTGGAGGATGAGCCGATGATGACGGTGGACGAGGTGGTGGAGGCGGCCCGCCAGGCCAAGGCCAACGGCGCCGGCCGCTTCTGCATGGGCGCAGCCTGGCGGGGCCCCAAGGATGCGGATCTGCAGAAGACGCTGGAGATGGTGCGAGAGGTGAAGGCGTTGGGCCTGGAAACCTGCGCCACCTTCGGCCTGCTGCGAGAAGGGCAGGCCGAGCAGCTGAAAGATGCCGGACTCGATTACTACAACCATAACCTGGACACCGCGCCGGACAAGTACGCCGACATCATCCAGACCCGCGAGTACGAAGACAGGCTGGATACATTGGGCAAGGTGCGCCAAGCCGGGCTGTCGGTGTGTTGCGGGGGCATCGTCGGCATGAACGAAACGCGCCGCGACCGCGCCGGCCTGATTGTGCAGCTGGCGAATCTGGACCCGCAGCCGGAGTCGGTGCCGGTCAACAATCTGGTCAAAGTGGTGGGTACGCCGCTGGAGGGCGCCGGGACGCTGGACTGGACCGAGTTCGTGCGCACCATCGCGGTGGCGCGGATCACGATGCCGGCCAGTTACGTCCGGCTGTCGGCCGGGCGGCGGGAAATGGACGAGGCGACGCAGGCGCTGTGCTTTCTGGCCGGCGCCAACTCCATTTTCTATGGCGACAAGCTGCTGACCACCGGCAACCCCGATGTGACGGCGGACCAGATGCTGATGGCCAAACTGGATCTGTACGCATTATAAGATTAAGAAACATTAGTGATTCTGTGCTGTCAGCTGAAATGCAAACATATATAGTGTGACGTGCCGGGGCGGCTTGCCGCGGTTCTGTCCATATAAAGAAACCGGGGGCAAGCATGCGTTTACAAGATCTTTCCGCCGCGCTGGAGGAACTGCAAGGCCAGCACAGGCTGCGTTGTCGGACAGTGTTGGCGTCGCCGCAAGGCGTAGAGGTCGAAATCGATGGCCAGCATTACCTTTCTTTCGCCAGCAACGACTATCTTGGCCTGGCGGATCATCCCGCCTTGGTTCGGGCCTTGCGGGAAGGGGCGGACCGATGGGGGGCCGGCAGCGGCGCGTCCCATCTGCTGACCGGGCACAGCCTGGCGCATCAGCAGGCGGAGGAGGCGCTGGCGCGCTTCGTCGGGCGCGAGGCCGCCTTGTTGTTCGGCTCCGGCTACGCGGCCAATCTGGCGGTGATCACCAGCCTGGTGGGGCGCGGCGACGCGGTGTTCGCCGACAAGCTGAACCACGCCTCGCTGAACGACGGCTGTCTGCTGTCGCGCGCTGACTTCCAGCGCT
This genomic window from Chromobacterium phragmitis contains:
- a CDS encoding GIY-YIG nuclease family protein: MLRCLDGALYTGVSTDVARRFRQHLAGKGARYTRINPPIAVQLVIEYPGRSAALQAEHAFKRLSAAAKRDFLAQHGDALIPD
- the bioB gene encoding biotin synthase BioB; its protein translation is MHSATMVFKRPSTPHPEKTAWSVDDVEALLGLPFMELLFRAAEIHRQFFDPTKVQLSTLVSIKTGGCPEDCGYCPQSVHHDTPVEDEPMMTVDEVVEAARQAKANGAGRFCMGAAWRGPKDADLQKTLEMVREVKALGLETCATFGLLREGQAEQLKDAGLDYYNHNLDTAPDKYADIIQTREYEDRLDTLGKVRQAGLSVCCGGIVGMNETRRDRAGLIVQLANLDPQPESVPVNNLVKVVGTPLEGAGTLDWTEFVRTIAVARITMPASYVRLSAGRREMDEATQALCFLAGANSIFYGDKLLTTGNPDVTADQMLMAKLDLYAL
- the trmL gene encoding tRNA (uridine(34)/cytosine(34)/5-carboxymethylaminomethyluridine(34)-2'-O)-methyltransferase TrmL, which translates into the protein MFTVVLFQPEIPPNTGNVIRLCANTGCELHLVKPMGFPLEDAKLRRAGLDYHEYARLVVHEDWDACLRSLQGRRIFAATTKGATRHDRIAYQPGDVFLFGPESRGLPQDVLAALPAQQRIRLPMRPESRSLNLSNAVAITVFEAWRQIGFEGGV
- a CDS encoding septal ring lytic transglycosylase RlpA family protein gives rise to the protein MKTASATNQSASPANKKSVAKNGAYFQNDGPADHIPVNLNLVPDAVPQDEPLIKSANLPYTALGMSFRPDVREKPYHAVGRASWYGKQFHGRKTSSGERYDMFAMSAAHPTLPIPSYARVTNLTNGKSVVVRVNDRGPFHKKRLMDLSYAAAFKLGFIQQGSAKIAIDRVWPAEGNTYSASAQPVTQPANRELRAGDNPKYLQLGSFNTLANAEAALQKTLSEMDDKYDSKLGIVNQQGVYKVRLGPFSSDEAVRSAAENLHVETVITSL
- the ccsB gene encoding c-type cytochrome biogenesis protein CcsB, with the translated sequence MELATTTYDRLPLWRRLDRRDWAYALLIAVAAGYAFSLYRHAMDVYEQAILAGSALGLVALGWFWPAWRWFFPLSGGVALLGIQLYQHDLARGQSAFWLKYALASQSAIMWMCTLFFLATAVYWIGLARRSAQLARMGAGLTWAASVMGLAGLFVRWYESYLIAPDVGHIPVSNLYEVFVLFTLITALMYLYYQAKFAAAQAGALVLPVISAAVGFILWYSFDRQAHGIQPLIPALQSWWMKIHVPANFVGYGAFSLAAMLGVGQLLVQKGWLKDRLPAAEVMDEMMYQAISVGFLFFTIATILGAMWAADAWGGYWSWDPKETWALIVWLNYAAWLHIRLVKGWRGAPLAWWAVIGLAVTTFAFLGVNMFLSGLHSYGGL
- a CDS encoding c-type cytochrome, translating into MRRKMLLAMASLTLAGNVLAATPAVKGDPAKGKQIVDAVCAACHGVDGNSVAAANPTIAGQSHQYLYSQLKAFKSGERKNPTMLGMTATLSDDDMHNLAAYFSQQKPKDREAANKELMPLGAKIYRVGNAASHVPACMACHGPSGKGLPEQFPRIGSQHAGYIAKQLADFKAGTDRKNLMMTDIASRMTDAEMKAVAEYISGLR
- a CDS encoding cytochrome c biogenesis protein ResB; the encoded protein is MKPTHRRQTLSRALYELFSSMRFAIGLLTVLGIASIIGTVLKQNEPYPNYAFEFGQFWFQAFEMLGLYDVYHSAWFLIILAFLVLSTTLCIIRNGPGFIKQMRGYREKASDNSLAAMPHSQAFEAEEAHAATLLGYLHGQGFRWREAERDGGVKLIAAKKGAAGKLGYFLAHIALIVICVGGLLDGNLPLKLAEMAGRVVPETRDVPQSQIPEQSRLGPSNLSFRGTVTVAEGKSADVTFLNSGNGYLVQELPFIVSLKKFHVDYYSNGMPKLFASDIVVTDKASGKTTEATVKVNHPLIVDGVAIYQSSFGDGGSPLRLKAWNLAAPGAAPTALKGLSMNRQPLLANGKDYSLEFGELRVFNIENVAKPGETDPTLTQRMHDAREVKQHKDLKNYGPSITFKLRDAQGQAVEYVHYMAPIEQEGASYMMAGMRKTPAEPFQYLRIPLDDDMGLDRFMRLYAALRDPALYGEIAARAARKAQQGGVIDDKLAKQFGDSVKGVLERFAAGGFTALEQFLDERVPADKRQAVAQTYIKILQGAVVDVMAVADEKAGVKPLQADAAHYRFLLDGLVAASALQDYGSPVFLQLEGFDQVQSSGLQLTRSPGKTLVYLGSVLLVLGIVLMFYVRELRLWIRIDGRKLRVAMTSNRHNRDLDTDFQRHLDAIKQLTRGI
- the yihA gene encoding ribosome biogenesis GTP-binding protein YihA/YsxC; this encodes MSIFQNARFYTTVNHMKDLPATRAEVAFVGRSNAGKSSAINTLANRTRLAYVSKTPGRTQHINFFELGDECFLVDLPGYGYAEVPEAVRAHWVELLGRYLQTRQSLIGLLLIMDARHPLKELDRRMLEFFRVAGRPVHILLSKADKMSRQEQNKVLALVKRELADYPSVSVQMFSSLKKTGVEEVEQVVKGWFDALPPQDDGMEEL
- a CDS encoding ComF family protein translates to MLPAMPAEHCPRCAEPTVCGALCGHCQHRPPGFDALHAPYLFGYPLSHLIHAYKYGKRLQLAGALCGLFTDYARCQAPRYDLVIPVPLANERLAERGFNQSSELAKAFADTINSRFSDNLCWRKSNTLPQASLGRAERLRNVRHAFGVKCRCDGLSIAIVDDVATSGATLSALSKMIKKQGAERVDAWVLARAFSPKT
- a CDS encoding TerC family protein — translated: MDFSWLSDPAAWLGLLTLIILEIVLGIDNLIFVAILAEKLPPEQRDRARVIGLSLALVMRLILLASISWLVTLTTPLFSVMGVSFAGRDLIMLGGGVFLLFKATTELHERLEGVEHVQGGAQRAYASFATVVAQILVLDAVFSIDSVITAIGMSEHLPVMMLAVVIAMVLMIAASKPLTAFVNAHPTVVMLCLGFLLMIGFSLVAEGFGFHIPKGYLYAAIGFSVLIEAFNQVSQANRIRYLNRSQSFRERTANAVLSLMGSRLSEAAQAEAKPEAGPQPVEDTAFGHNERAMIHSVLTLAERPIRVIATPRADIHKLDLSQPEAAQRQALRDSPYSRLVVIRDGSIDEPLGIVARKDLLAQLLDGRPLDIDAALRQPLVLPETVTVLKALESFRQHAADMAFVVNEFGSLEGIVTQKDLMEAIAGEFPEEHERHELPAIVVQPDGGYDVEGSLELVTLEQYLTLGDFEDEDFHTVAGLLMDCLERIPREGDEVTVGEWKLRVTAQKGNRTERVLISPLTDGFDASI